From the genome of Muricauda sp. SCSIO 64092, one region includes:
- a CDS encoding serine hydrolase domain-containing protein: MVKYILVPWCLLFLLCCRNDTSGQYPYQVPQQLEDGIAIGTLQDVGIDSTRIFKALRKIQKGNFNEIHSVLLYKNGRLVLEEYFPGHRYQWDAPSHHGTVAHWNRNELHSVMSVTKSVTSALVGLAVEKGFIKSVNQSIFDFLPEHQHLRTIEKEGITIEHLLTMTSGLDWVEWNAPYSSRSNPMVAIWYAKKDPVSYILEAELVHEPGSSFSYYGGSQILLGEIIRNASQMTIAEFSQKHLFGPLGIADFDWSLRFGNGVYESAGALRLKPRDMLKIGIVYLNEGTWKDNRILSKEWIGKSKIPFGHNLNIQVPGEDMDDTGYSYSWWLDEFQVSGMPIATFHASGWGGQKIIVIPKLETVVVFTGGNYTSKPKPFKILERYILPAMVK, encoded by the coding sequence ATGGTAAAATACATCCTGGTTCCATGGTGTCTCTTGTTTTTGTTATGTTGTCGAAATGATACTTCCGGACAATATCCATATCAGGTACCACAACAATTGGAAGATGGGATTGCTATTGGAACACTACAAGATGTTGGTATTGATTCAACTCGGATTTTTAAGGCATTGCGAAAAATCCAAAAGGGGAATTTTAATGAAATACATTCGGTGCTCCTCTATAAAAATGGACGACTGGTTTTGGAGGAGTATTTCCCAGGACATCGCTATCAGTGGGACGCTCCATCCCATCATGGCACGGTTGCGCATTGGAACCGCAATGAGTTGCATAGTGTAATGTCCGTGACCAAGAGTGTTACTTCCGCCCTCGTAGGTTTGGCCGTGGAGAAGGGATTCATTAAAAGTGTGAATCAGTCCATTTTTGACTTTTTGCCAGAGCACCAACACCTAAGGACCATAGAGAAGGAAGGCATTACAATTGAACATTTGTTGACCATGACCTCTGGACTGGATTGGGTCGAGTGGAATGCTCCATACAGTAGCCGCAGCAATCCAATGGTTGCTATTTGGTACGCCAAAAAAGACCCGGTCAGTTATATTTTGGAAGCGGAGCTGGTCCATGAGCCTGGCAGTTCCTTTTCCTATTATGGAGGCAGCCAGATTCTTTTGGGGGAAATCATCAGGAACGCTTCCCAAATGACCATTGCCGAATTTTCCCAAAAGCATTTGTTTGGACCTTTGGGGATAGCTGATTTTGATTGGTCCTTGCGATTTGGGAACGGGGTTTATGAATCTGCCGGAGCCCTGCGCCTAAAACCACGGGACATGCTCAAGATTGGCATTGTCTATCTAAATGAGGGCACATGGAAGGACAACCGTATCCTTTCCAAGGAATGGATTGGGAAAAGTAAGATTCCCTTTGGTCATAACTTGAATATTCAGGTTCCAGGGGAAGATATGGACGATACGGGGTATTCCTATTCCTGGTGGTTGGATGAGTTTCAGGTTTCGGGCATGCCCATAGCCACATTCCACGCCAGTGGATGGGGCGGTCAAAAAATTATTGTCATTCCCAAATTGGAAACTGTTGTTGTATTTACAGGGGGGAATTACACTTCAAAACCAAAGCCGTTCAAGATTTTGGAGCGCTATATTCTGCCAGCTATGGTAAAATAG
- a CDS encoding universal stress protein, whose product METVLCAIDYSKNAIPTLKFGYTLGRKLGLKLVVLHVFDMNIGLVTPMSMTFAKLQKKAFEDELQKLSDFCKTHLGVLPKKGQLSVVVRENAILEEELIDAIHSFDARLLIMGMKGKSALKDAIMGSSTKNMITKSTCPLIAIPPVLNHFEINSISYATDFEESDIHALDWVTNTLAKPLKAKINVVHIVTDEGNDARDQMEWFKEMLQQKVDYRKIKYHFIKNDNVFKGLRNYLKKGKNHLLVMLERGHRGFLETFTEIDKVKRMSSKGNIPLLSINKKRI is encoded by the coding sequence ATGGAAACTGTACTCTGCGCAATAGATTATTCCAAAAATGCCATCCCCACGCTCAAATTTGGTTATACCCTAGGTAGAAAGCTTGGGTTAAAATTGGTTGTACTCCATGTTTTCGATATGAATATAGGATTGGTAACCCCTATGAGTATGACGTTTGCCAAGTTGCAGAAAAAGGCATTTGAAGATGAGCTGCAAAAATTGTCCGATTTCTGCAAGACACATTTGGGCGTACTGCCCAAAAAAGGGCAATTGAGCGTTGTAGTCAGGGAAAATGCCATTCTTGAAGAAGAATTGATTGATGCCATCCATAGTTTTGATGCCCGGCTCCTGATTATGGGAATGAAGGGAAAAAGCGCCCTTAAGGATGCCATTATGGGCAGTAGCACAAAGAACATGATAACCAAGAGTACCTGCCCCTTAATTGCCATTCCCCCGGTTTTAAATCATTTTGAGATCAATAGTATTTCTTATGCCACAGATTTTGAGGAAAGCGATATCCACGCATTGGATTGGGTCACAAATACCTTGGCAAAACCATTAAAAGCGAAAATAAATGTGGTCCATATTGTCACGGATGAAGGGAATGATGCCAGGGACCAAATGGAATGGTTCAAGGAAATGTTGCAACAGAAAGTGGATTATAGGAAAATCAAGTATCATTTTATTAAAAACGACAATGTCTTCAAAGGACTACGCAATTACCTAAAAAAGGGCAAAAACCATCTTTTGGTCATGTTGGAACGCGGGCACAGGGGATTCCTGGAAACATTCACGGAGATTGACAAAGTAAAGCGGATGTCCTCCAAAGGGAATATTCCTCTTCTTAGCATCAATAAAAAGCGGATATAA